One Xiphophorus maculatus strain JP 163 A chromosome 10, X_maculatus-5.0-male, whole genome shotgun sequence genomic region harbors:
- the LOC102222789 gene encoding zinc finger protein 281-like, giving the protein MSIIQDKLGNEFLRNGGMDPNFAPGMLMFSHLPPVTSFTRLASQSVIGELPQEMILKKERDSPPEHQGPVAASTGGFLHSMGIKQERLSELDYRMPLYSGGGGIGVNCPGGGTGKSSTDMPDMSFGNQHQNHQNMLLHDLSLSNVRSLGEQMPGRPGKEPKESSGRRGRRSNGDGQGGKARRKRNDPSKAMMLDGDGACLSPNSKPHICEHCNAAFRSSYHLRRHVLIHTGERPFRCSQCNMSFIQKYLLQRHEKIHSGEKPFSCDQCNMRFIQKYHMERHKRTHSGEKPYRCDTCQQFFSRTDRLLKHKRTCGEAIKKGLDPSMLELSEAELGQGSYSLSQGNSTTSGRKRAKSKNGEGGERKKKKNAPAAASSGAMARDLGLQDFSMEHPSGSDPTMQGRTPKLVFKKTGRKGLDKGLLSLEDGADGQKLLGQKPDAMDHVDGSALDNMALLQGPGGSKPGPTTSSNYDDAMQFVKKRRYLHAVNNDYGAGSLHMTSQGNNVIQGSLGPEPTLAMLDSSPLELKHDKSGIPDEVLQSLLDHYSHKPEGTHHDVTFDLSDHPHHVDLQPAAPVTPELEDDSPNGGDKTAVMSEYSKFLLQALERTSHSGPFPSLGPTGPFPLLSSSSSPTGPLFSDKHAYSTSPLDCGYPPAVSSPLPIAPPSSASSSSSSKSHYGMLVGSPSQAAYHLTLESTSHQQLTPSQELTEQLEKQHSPGTFTLPPQELTATAEGTKGPQSKAGGSVAGSNGSTYPDLSPLNPPKETTYQIENFAQAFGSQFKSGRRTPLSYGSDPGAEVEHRIRTPVSEFSGYTSLLADVSEPVSTGSKTPTSQSFR; this is encoded by the exons ATGAGTATTATTCAAGACAAGTTAGGCAATGAGTTTCTGCGCAATGGAGGCATGGACCCCAATTTCGCTCCAGGTATGCTTATGTTCAGCCACTTGCCGCCGGTCACCAGCTTCACGCGGCTGGCATCGCAGTCGGTCATCGGCGAGCTTCCCCAAGAGATGATCCTGAAAAAAGAGCGAGATTCGCCGCCGGAACACCAAGGCCCCGTCGCTGCCAGCACGGGCGGCTTCCTCCACAGCATGGGCATTAAGCAGGAGCGGCTGAGCGAGCTGGACTATCGGATGCCCCTCTACAGCGGGGGCGGAGGAATAGGGGTCAACTGTCCTGGAGGGGGCACGGGGAAGAGCAGCACTGACATGCCCGACATGTCGTTCGGCAACCAGCACCAAAATCACCAGAACATGCTACTGCATGACCTTAGCCTCAGCAATGTTCGCTCCTTGGGAGAACAG atGCCTGGAAGACCAGGTAAAGAGCCAAAAGAGTCCTCAGGTAGAAGAGGCCGGAGGAGCAATGGGGATGGGCAAGGAGGCAAAGCACGGAGGAAACGCAATGATCCGTCAAAG GCTATGATGTTGGATGGGGACGGAGCATGCCTTTCCCCAAACTCAAAACCACATATCTGTGAGCACTGCAACGCTGCTTTCCGCAGCTCCTACCACTTACGTAGACATGTGCTCATACACACAG GTGAGAGGCCTTTCCGTTGTAGTCAATGTAACATGAGCTTCATTCAGAAATACCTTCTTCAGCGGCATGAGAAAATTCACAGCG GGGAAAAACCTTTCAGCTGTGACCAGTGTAACATGCGCTTTATCCAGAAGTACCACATGGAGCGACACAAAAGGACACACAGCGGCGAGAAGCCTTACCGCTGCGATACATGCCAACAG tttttctcaagAACAGACCGGTTACTGAAGCACAAACGGACTTGTGGAGAAGCCATAAAAAAGGGTCTAGATCCAAGCATGCTGGAGCTCAGTGAAGCAGAGCTAGGCCAAGGCAGCTATTCACTCTCTCAGGGAAACTCAACCACCTCTGGACGTAAGAGGGCAAAGTCCAAAAACGGTGAAGGTGGCGAAcgcaagaagaaaaagaatgccccagcagcagcatcgTCTGGGGCCATGGCCCGCGACCTGGGCCTGCAGGACTTCAGCATGGAGCACCCCTCAGGCTCTGATCCCACCATGCAGGGACGCACCCCCAAACTGGTCTTCAAGAAAACTGGACGCAAAGGGCTAGACAAGGGCCTCCTGTCCCTGGAAGATGGTGCTGATGGGCAGAAACTGTTGGGCCAGAAGCCGGACGCCATGGATCACGTGGATGGTTCTGCCCTTGACAACATGGCTCTACTCCAGGGACCTGGGGGCAGCAAACCCGGTCCCACCACCAGCAGCAACTACGACGATGCAATGCAGTTTGTCAAAAAGCGGCGCTATCTCCACGCGGTCAACAACGACTACGGCGCCGGCTCGCTTCACATGACGTCCCAGGGTAACAACGTGATCCAGGGTTCCCTGGGGCCCGAACCCACTCTGGCCATGCTGGACTCCTCGCCGCTGGAACTCAAACACGACAAATCAGGCATTCCAGACGAGGTGCTGCAAAGCCTGCTCGACCATTACAGCCATAAACCAGAGGGAACCCACCACGATGTGACCTTCGACCTGTCGGACCACCCGCACCACGTGGACCTCCAGCCAGCAGCGCCCGTTACCCCGGAACTGGAAGACGATTCCCCCAACGGCGGTGATAAAACGGCGGTAATGAGCGAGTACTCGAAGTTCCTCCTTCAGGCCTTGGAGCGCACCAGCCATAGTGGGCCCTTCCCCAGCCTCGGCCCAACGGGTCCCTTCCCTCTTCTGTCCAGCAGCTCCAGCCCCACGGGGCCCCTGTTCTCTGACAAGCACGCGTACAGCACCTCGCCTCTGGATTGTGGCTACCCGCCTGCGGTCTCCTCTCCTCTGCCCATTGCCCCGCCTTCGTCGGCTTCCTCTTCGTCGTCCTCCAAGTCCCACTACGGGATGTTAGTGGGGTCCCCCTCTCAGGCGGCCTACCACCTCACCCTGGAGTCCACCAGCCACCAGCAGCTGACTCCGTCTCAGGAGCTGACCGAGCAGCTGGAGAAGCAGCACTCCCCGGGGACCTTCACCCTACCGCCCCAGGAGCTCACCGCCACGGCCGAGGGCACCAAGGGGCCACAGTCCAAGGCCGGAGGGAGCGTGGCGGGCTCCAACGGCTCCACCTACCCCGACCTGTCCCCGCTTAACCCCCCTAAAGAAACCACGTACCAGATCGAGAACTTCGCCCAGGCCTTCGGCTCCCAATTCAAGTCTGGCCGGCGGACCCCTCTGAGCTACGGCAGCGACCCGGGAGCAGAGGTGGAACACAGAATACGGACTCCGGTGTCAGAATTCTCAGGGTATACCAGCTTGTTAGCTGATGTCAGTGAGCCAGTGAGTACAGGATCAAAAACCCCGACAAGCCAAAGTTTCAGATAA
- the LOC102223046 gene encoding G protein-activated inward rectifier potassium channel 1-like yields MSALRRKFGEDYQVVNTSRSMTFSAPAKRKRQRFVEKNGRCNVQHGNLGGETSRYLSDLFTTLVDLKWRWNLLIFILTYTVAWLVMASMWWVIAYIRGDLSTTGHDPSYTPCVANVYNFPSAFLFFIETEATIGYGSRYITEKCPEGIILFLFQSLLGSIVDAFLIGCMFIKMSQPKKRAETLMFSQDAVISQRDGKLCLMFRVGNLRNSHMVSAQIRCKLIKSRQTPEGEFLPLDQCELDVGFGTGADQLFLVSPLTICHEINTNSPFFDLSQRSLMNEQFEIVVILEGIVETTGMTCQARTSYTEDEVLWGHRFLPVMSLEEGFFRVDYSQFHNTFEVPTPPYSVKEQEEKSSLTSPNPVAIAPTLPSPLLGNRVGRRERLLSADHAENPEDQASRLPSKLQRMSSTKEEHLWRALKTGTALPGGKAYSTGDLSLSIQRFRSSSIPAVKHGQPEEQVKLLSLDLDADEGDPVKHRQPTAISTIGAATPAPVPFPSMGSRPEDNLPPKLRKMNADR; encoded by the exons ATGTCGGCTCTACGGAGGAAATTCGGCGAGGACTATCAGGTGGTGAACACCAGCAGGAGCATGACTTTTTCTGCGCCGGCGAAGAGGAAGCGGCAGCGCTTCGTGGAGAAGAACGGCCGCTGCAACGTCCAGCACGGTAACCTTGGCGGGGAGACCAGCAGGTACCTGTCTGACCTCTTCACCACGCTGGTGGATCTCAAGTGGCGGTGGAACCTGCTCATCTTCATCCTCACCTACACGGTGGCGTGGCTGGTCATGGCTTCTATGTGGTGGGTGATCGCGTATATCCGTGGGGATCTGAGCACCACCGGCCACGACCCGTCCTACACGCCGTGCGTCGCCAACGTCTACAACTTTCCCTCCGCGTTCCTGTTCTTCATCGAGACCGAGGCGACAATCGGCTACGGCTCCCGCTACATCACCGAAAAGTGCCCGGAGGgcatcatcctcttcctcttccagtCCCTGCTGGGCTCCATCGTGGACGCCTTTCTCATCGGCTGCATGTTCATCAAGATGTCGCAGCCGAAGAAGCGCGCGGAGACGCTCATGTTCAGCCAGGACGCGGTCATTTCGCAGCGGGACGGAAAGTTGTGCCTCATGTTTCGCGTGGGGAACCTGCGGAACAGCCACATGGTCTCCGCGCAGATCAGGTGCAAACTCATCAAG TCTAGACAGACCCCAGAGGGAGAGTTTCTGCCTCTGGACCAGTGCGAGTTGGACGTGGGTTTTGGCACGGGAGCGGACCAGCTTTTCTTGGTGTCACCTCTCACCATCTGCCATGAGATCAACACCAACAGCCCGTTCTTTGATCTCTCCCAGCGCTCGCTCATGAACGAGCAGTTTGAGATAGTAGTTATTCTAGAGGGCATTGTGGAAACCACAG GTATGACATGCCAAGCAAGAACATCTTACACGGAGGATGAAGTGCTGTGGGGCCATCGATTCCTTCCTGTCATGTCTCTAGAAGAAGGTTTCTTCAGAGTGGACTACTCCCAGTTCCACAACACCTTTGAGGTTCCCACGCCTCCCTACAGTGTcaaagagcaggaggagaaatCTTCTCTGACGTCCCCGAATCCCGTAGCCATTGCTCCCACTCTCCCCTCGCCTCTGCTGGGCAACAGAGTGGGCCGCCGGGAAAGGCTTCTCTCAGCCGACCATGCGGAGAACCCGGAGGATCAGGCCTCCAGGCTGCCCAGCAAGCTCCAGCGAATGAGCTCCACCAAGGAGGAGCACCTATGGAGGGCGCTGAAGACGGGAACGGCCTTGCCCGGTGGTAAAGCCTACAGCACCGGAGACCTTTCGCTCAGCATCCAGCGGTTTAGGTCCAGCTCCATCCCAGCTGTGAAGCATGGACAGCCTGAGGAGCAAGTCAAGCTGCTATCCCTTGATCTTGATGCTGATGAGGGGGATCCAGTGAAACACAGAcagccaacagcaattagcacTATCGGTGCTGCGACGCCAGCACCAGTCCCATTCCCCTCGATGGGGAGTCGGCCAGAGGACAATCTACCCCCAAAACTGCGCAAAATGAACGCTGACCGCtga